The Agrococcus carbonis genome has a window encoding:
- a CDS encoding Ig-like domain-containing protein translates to MVTAISVALGILALTYDGFTTTDVELNDGGVWVTKQSSQQLGRINIQAEELDGGLISPTARFDVLQDGDDVLLHNEEASAVIVVDPVQVVTGTSVQLPPQGEIAMGAGTVAILDPADGMLWITDFVDIGSFSTDGTEPVAELGEGAAVAVGRDGTVHAVSPSEGRQLTIQRLEEGGFAEPSMRDRGELRAMEDPLVTVVGSQAVVHDAATDALLVPGGAVEVPEGAAVQLVGDDSGDVVLATPTQLIRQPMGGGDATVEERQGGGEAVRPVQLGGCVHAVWPGSAQYLRECAGQDRVEQQVPEMDGSPATFRINRDAVVLNQHVEGSSWLLADTLVLVDNWDDLLPEQSDETTDRDDSESTEDLLTNQPPPVNEENTEPDANDDRFGARAGRSTILPVLWNDSDADGDVLTVRVVGDVPSGVQLAPVANDSQLQLELPDGFSGGFSFNYEVADGRGGTDTASVRVDVRGEGENSVPELLRAQAFAVEQGGEYEYQVLADWIDPDGDDMYLTGAVTDSGDTIQTDPSGRLVYTATGDAGPQSITVTISDGFGETTGEIDVEVLERGDAPPLANADFVSTIEGREATIRPLLNDFSPSGRPLRLASVEPAPGLETEWDATTGTVRILDGAVGTYYLTYMIAEGRHSKSGRIRVDIRTPDDEARPVAVRDTALLPQQGSALVDLLANDVDPAGGVLVVQQVTIENAAPVTVELRDRRVVSIVDNGLEEPYRFTYTVSNGRFSETGTVEVIPVAPPAQPRAPKAVDDSATVRAGDYATIDVLRNDFSPDGTPFTLSERIVDASFASEEEGVAFVAEGKLRVHALVDAPTRATVAYEIEDEHGNRDSATVALTIVPRDAERNTPPAPQTVTSRVLAGATVRIPIPLQGIDPDGDGVELVGYDTAPEGGRILPEVGPDYFDFEAYPDAAGTVEFTYRVRDRWGAEGTATAIIGIAQAADVNQTPFAQTDLVTVRPDRAVAIPVLENDSDPDQDALTLVSDGLELPDELSGAVVNRERHTVDLRSPSAEGDYQFTYAVVDARGASTTGTVLLTVAEEAPLLPPIARDDALPRDEVELDVPLDVPVLENDLDPDGDPSELELSIVTGPGTVVDGAVQVVPSEEFQVVTYRVTDLDGLTAEAFVAVPPVRDRAPFLARTEPVQVGSGILLELPLRDYVTTSNGAAPRITSGEKVTAVNADDSGLVADERTLQFRSPQGYVGPASITFEVTDGDGPEDGNMATLTIAIDVIPSSVIAPTFAGAVVRPEAGEGSTSFDLRSATRDPDPGDLEAMVFEARGGSMAGVTTTLRDGIFTAEAAVNTPPGTTGSFQIAAIDPHGNEAAGTVVVEVVATNRPLAIARPNTGEATQGIPTTTDVIRDDFNPFANDGLPLRVVDAQVVSGDGASSFTDREVTVTPGGDFSGVLTVRYTVEDATELTQRRVTGTLTLNVKGRPDAPPRPNVDAVGDSQVTLTWAPPPSNGAPITGYVVRSVDGGFSQACASTTCVITGLQNDVTYRFQVLAQNEVGDSDPSTPSNEARPDVPPEQPAAPTAVRGDTQVALTWAEPANRGSRIQHYVVEISPPAPNGQVQAQVQGLNHTWTGLTNGTAYTFRIQAVNRALEPSEFSGYSAPAIPAGPPTQVQGVSATPDRSIPGEVQVQVTWQPASENGDTIRYYTVTPSNGAAPAQVTGTTANFKFDAQGENVTFTVTATNEPGTSQPSAPSAAVRTYTAPDAPTNVTATDGDTNSVVTWTPGSSNGLRENEVRFEIRGGGAGTQSFGPGGTYTGMNNNGGPYTFEVRATAIVDGTSYASDWTAAAAAVRPYGQIGGVSVSGTGEVEQVRFTISPPGRNGRDITTRYRIGNGGWVTWTGGAVTQAARGGQTVQITVESSTGAAEAGHGTQTRTATAQATAERRLNPGVTLSKGGPAYPGECRGNNGETCQWYQLNWEDFEPGIYNFTCHNTGSANGANNPFETGRVNITSRNGSTIAEYQGEPGDDRTCYSGFAGQAWMRVWGNGVDLNTPRVNWP, encoded by the coding sequence ATGGTCACGGCGATCTCGGTCGCGCTCGGCATCCTCGCGCTCACCTATGACGGCTTCACGACGACCGACGTCGAGCTCAACGACGGCGGCGTGTGGGTCACCAAGCAGTCGAGCCAGCAGCTCGGCCGCATCAACATCCAGGCCGAGGAGCTCGACGGCGGCCTGATCTCGCCGACTGCGCGCTTCGACGTGCTGCAGGACGGCGACGACGTGCTGCTCCACAACGAGGAGGCATCCGCCGTCATCGTCGTCGACCCCGTGCAGGTCGTCACCGGCACGAGCGTGCAGCTGCCGCCCCAGGGCGAGATCGCGATGGGCGCCGGCACCGTCGCGATCCTCGACCCCGCCGACGGCATGCTCTGGATCACCGACTTCGTCGACATCGGCTCGTTCTCGACCGACGGCACCGAGCCCGTCGCCGAGCTCGGCGAGGGCGCCGCCGTCGCCGTCGGCCGCGACGGCACCGTGCACGCCGTCTCGCCGAGCGAGGGTCGCCAGCTCACGATCCAGCGGCTCGAGGAGGGCGGCTTCGCCGAGCCGAGCATGCGCGACCGCGGCGAGCTGCGCGCGATGGAGGACCCGCTCGTCACGGTCGTGGGCTCGCAGGCGGTCGTGCACGACGCGGCCACGGATGCGCTGCTCGTGCCGGGCGGCGCGGTCGAGGTGCCCGAGGGCGCGGCGGTGCAGCTCGTCGGCGACGACTCCGGCGACGTCGTGCTCGCGACCCCGACCCAGCTCATCCGCCAGCCGATGGGCGGCGGCGACGCGACGGTCGAGGAGCGCCAGGGCGGCGGCGAGGCCGTGCGCCCCGTGCAGCTCGGCGGCTGCGTGCACGCGGTGTGGCCCGGCAGCGCCCAGTACCTGCGCGAGTGCGCGGGGCAGGATCGCGTCGAGCAGCAGGTGCCCGAGATGGACGGCTCGCCCGCGACCTTCCGCATCAACCGCGACGCGGTCGTGCTCAACCAGCACGTCGAGGGCTCGTCGTGGCTGCTCGCCGACACACTCGTGCTCGTCGACAACTGGGACGACCTGCTGCCCGAGCAGTCCGACGAGACGACCGATCGCGACGACTCCGAGTCGACCGAGGACCTGCTGACGAACCAGCCGCCGCCCGTCAACGAGGAGAACACCGAACCGGACGCGAACGACGACCGGTTCGGCGCGCGCGCGGGCCGCTCGACGATCCTGCCGGTGCTCTGGAACGACAGCGACGCCGACGGCGACGTGCTGACCGTCCGCGTCGTGGGCGACGTGCCGAGCGGGGTGCAGCTCGCCCCCGTCGCGAACGACTCCCAGCTGCAGCTCGAGCTGCCCGACGGCTTCAGCGGCGGCTTCTCCTTCAACTACGAGGTCGCTGACGGCCGCGGCGGCACCGACACGGCCTCGGTGCGGGTCGATGTGCGCGGCGAGGGCGAGAACTCCGTGCCCGAGCTGCTGCGCGCGCAGGCGTTCGCGGTCGAGCAGGGCGGCGAGTACGAGTACCAGGTCCTCGCCGACTGGATCGACCCCGACGGCGACGACATGTACCTCACGGGTGCCGTGACCGACTCGGGCGACACCATCCAGACCGACCCGTCGGGCCGCCTCGTCTACACCGCGACCGGCGACGCCGGGCCGCAGTCGATCACCGTCACGATCTCCGACGGCTTCGGCGAGACGACCGGCGAGATCGACGTCGAGGTGCTCGAGCGCGGCGATGCCCCTCCGCTCGCGAACGCCGACTTCGTCAGCACGATCGAAGGTCGCGAGGCGACGATCCGGCCGCTGCTCAACGACTTCTCGCCCTCCGGCAGGCCCCTGCGGCTCGCCTCGGTCGAGCCCGCGCCCGGGCTCGAGACGGAGTGGGATGCGACCACGGGCACGGTCCGCATCCTCGACGGCGCGGTCGGCACCTACTACCTCACGTACATGATCGCGGAGGGACGTCACTCGAAGTCGGGGCGCATCCGCGTCGACATCCGCACGCCCGACGACGAGGCGCGCCCCGTCGCGGTGCGCGACACGGCGCTCCTGCCGCAGCAGGGCTCCGCGCTCGTCGACCTGCTCGCGAACGACGTCGACCCCGCCGGCGGCGTGCTCGTCGTGCAGCAGGTGACGATCGAGAACGCCGCGCCCGTCACGGTCGAGCTGCGCGATCGGCGCGTCGTGAGCATCGTCGACAACGGGCTCGAGGAGCCGTACCGCTTCACCTACACCGTCTCGAACGGCCGCTTCTCCGAGACCGGCACCGTCGAGGTGATCCCGGTCGCGCCGCCCGCGCAGCCGCGGGCGCCGAAGGCCGTCGACGACAGCGCGACGGTGCGCGCGGGCGACTACGCCACGATCGACGTGCTGCGCAACGACTTCTCGCCCGACGGCACGCCCTTCACGCTCTCGGAGCGCATCGTCGACGCGAGCTTCGCCTCCGAGGAGGAGGGCGTCGCCTTCGTCGCCGAGGGCAAGCTGCGCGTGCACGCGCTCGTCGACGCGCCGACGCGCGCGACGGTCGCCTACGAGATCGAGGACGAGCACGGCAACCGCGACTCCGCGACGGTCGCGCTCACGATCGTGCCGCGTGACGCCGAGCGCAACACCCCGCCCGCGCCGCAGACGGTGACGAGCCGCGTCCTCGCGGGCGCCACCGTGCGCATCCCGATCCCGCTCCAGGGCATCGACCCCGATGGCGACGGCGTCGAGCTCGTCGGCTACGACACCGCGCCCGAGGGCGGCCGCATCCTGCCCGAGGTCGGGCCCGACTACTTCGACTTCGAGGCCTACCCGGATGCCGCGGGCACGGTGGAGTTCACCTACCGCGTGCGCGACCGTTGGGGCGCCGAGGGCACGGCGACGGCGATCATCGGCATCGCGCAGGCCGCGGACGTGAACCAGACGCCGTTCGCGCAGACCGACCTCGTGACCGTGCGCCCGGACCGGGCCGTCGCGATCCCGGTGCTCGAGAACGACTCCGACCCGGATCAGGACGCCCTGACCCTCGTCTCCGACGGCCTCGAGCTGCCGGACGAGCTCTCCGGCGCCGTCGTCAACCGCGAGCGCCACACCGTCGACCTCCGCTCGCCGTCGGCCGAGGGCGACTACCAGTTCACGTACGCGGTGGTGGATGCGCGCGGCGCGTCCACGACGGGCACGGTGCTGCTGACGGTCGCCGAGGAGGCGCCGCTGCTGCCGCCGATCGCCCGCGACGACGCGCTGCCGCGCGACGAGGTCGAGCTCGACGTGCCGCTCGACGTGCCCGTGCTCGAGAACGACCTCGACCCGGACGGCGACCCGAGCGAGCTCGAGCTCTCGATCGTCACCGGCCCGGGCACGGTCGTCGACGGCGCCGTGCAGGTCGTGCCGAGCGAGGAGTTCCAGGTCGTCACCTACCGCGTGACGGACCTCGACGGGCTCACGGCCGAGGCGTTCGTCGCGGTGCCGCCCGTGCGCGACCGCGCGCCGTTCCTCGCGCGGACCGAGCCCGTGCAGGTCGGCTCCGGCATCTTGCTCGAGCTGCCGCTGCGCGACTACGTGACGACGTCGAACGGCGCCGCACCGCGCATCACGTCGGGCGAGAAGGTCACGGCCGTCAATGCCGACGACAGCGGCCTCGTCGCCGACGAGCGCACGCTGCAGTTCCGCTCGCCGCAGGGCTACGTCGGCCCCGCCTCCATCACCTTCGAGGTGACGGACGGGGACGGGCCCGAGGACGGCAACATGGCGACGCTCACGATCGCGATCGACGTCATCCCTTCGAGCGTGATCGCGCCGACCTTCGCGGGAGCGGTCGTGCGCCCCGAGGCTGGCGAGGGCTCGACGAGCTTCGACCTGCGCAGCGCGACGCGCGACCCCGACCCGGGCGACCTCGAGGCGATGGTCTTCGAGGCGCGCGGCGGGTCGATGGCGGGCGTCACGACGACCCTGCGCGACGGGATCTTCACCGCGGAGGCGGCCGTCAACACCCCGCCGGGCACGACGGGCTCGTTCCAGATCGCCGCGATCGACCCGCACGGCAACGAAGCGGCCGGCACGGTTGTCGTCGAGGTCGTCGCGACGAACCGGCCGCTCGCGATCGCCCGGCCGAACACGGGCGAGGCGACGCAGGGCATCCCCACGACGACCGACGTCATCCGCGACGACTTCAACCCGTTCGCGAACGACGGCCTGCCGCTGCGGGTCGTCGACGCGCAGGTCGTCTCGGGCGACGGCGCGTCGTCGTTCACCGACCGCGAGGTCACCGTGACGCCCGGCGGCGACTTCTCGGGCGTGCTGACGGTGCGCTACACCGTCGAGGACGCGACCGAGCTGACGCAGCGGCGGGTGACCGGCACGCTCACGCTCAACGTCAAGGGCCGGCCCGACGCGCCGCCGCGGCCGAACGTCGACGCCGTCGGCGACTCGCAGGTCACGCTCACGTGGGCGCCGCCTCCCTCGAACGGCGCCCCGATCACCGGCTACGTCGTGCGCTCCGTCGACGGCGGGTTCTCACAGGCGTGCGCGTCGACGACCTGCGTCATCACGGGGCTGCAGAACGACGTGACCTACCGGTTCCAGGTGCTCGCGCAGAACGAGGTCGGCGACTCCGACCCGTCGACGCCGTCGAACGAGGCGCGGCCGGACGTGCCGCCCGAGCAGCCGGCGGCGCCGACCGCCGTGCGCGGCGACACGCAGGTCGCGCTCACGTGGGCCGAGCCCGCCAACCGCGGCTCGCGCATCCAGCACTACGTCGTCGAGATCTCGCCGCCCGCGCCGAACGGCCAGGTGCAGGCGCAGGTGCAGGGCCTGAACCACACGTGGACGGGCCTGACGAACGGCACGGCCTACACCTTCCGCATCCAGGCCGTGAACCGCGCGCTCGAGCCGAGCGAGTTCTCCGGCTACTCTGCCCCGGCCATCCCCGCCGGTCCGCCGACCCAGGTGCAGGGCGTCTCCGCGACGCCCGACCGCTCGATCCCGGGCGAGGTGCAGGTGCAGGTGACCTGGCAGCCCGCGAGCGAGAACGGCGACACCATCCGGTACTACACCGTGACGCCGTCGAACGGCGCGGCACCCGCGCAGGTGACGGGCACGACCGCGAACTTCAAGTTCGATGCGCAGGGCGAGAACGTCACCTTCACCGTCACCGCGACGAACGAGCCCGGCACGAGCCAGCCCTCGGCGCCCTCCGCGGCGGTGCGCACGTACACGGCACCGGACGCGCCGACGAACGTGACGGCGACCGACGGCGACACGAACTCGGTCGTGACGTGGACGCCGGGCTCGTCGAATGGCCTGCGCGAGAACGAGGTGCGCTTCGAGATCCGCGGCGGCGGCGCGGGCACGCAGTCGTTCGGACCCGGTGGCACCTACACCGGCATGAACAACAACGGCGGGCCCTACACGTTCGAGGTGCGTGCGACGGCCATCGTCGACGGCACGAGCTACGCGAGCGACTGGACGGCGGCAGCCGCTGCGGTGCGCCCCTACGGGCAGATCGGCGGCGTCTCGGTGAGCGGGACGGGCGAGGTCGAGCAGGTGCGCTTCACCATCTCGCCGCCCGGCCGGAACGGGCGCGACATCACGACGCGCTACCGGATCGGCAACGGCGGCTGGGTCACGTGGACCGGCGGCGCGGTCACCCAGGCGGCGCGCGGCGGCCAGACGGTGCAGATCACGGTCGAGTCGTCGACGGGCGCCGCAGAGGCCGGTCACGGCACCCAGACCCGCACGGCGACCGCGCAGGCGACCGCCGAGCGGCGGCTCAACCCCGGCGTCACGCTGAGCAAGGGCGGGCCCGCGTACCCGGGGGAGTGCCGCGGCAACAACGGCGAGACGTGCCAGTGGTACCAGCTGAACTGGGAAGACTTCGAGCCCGGCATCTACAACTTCACGTGCCACAACACCGGCTCGGCCAACGGCGCGAACAACCCGTTCGAGACCGGCCGGGTGAACATCACGTCGCGCAACGGCAGCACGATCGCCGAGTACCAGGGCGAGCCCGGTGACGACAGGACCTGCTACTCGGGCTTCGCCGGTCAGGCGTGGATGCGCGTGTGGGGCAACGGCGTCGACCTCAACACCCCGAGAGTGAACTGGCCATGA
- a CDS encoding AAA family ATPase, translating to MTSTMTREQAAWFAETFTRLVDNVGSVVLGKEDVIRLAFTAMLSEGHLLLEDAPGTGKTQLAKSMAATVQGTNHRIQFTPDLLPSDVTGVTVYDQKTGEFEFHKGPIFASIVLADEINRASPKTQSALLEVMEEGRVTVDGTPYEVGRPFMVIATQNPIEQAGTYRLPEAQLDRFLMKTSIGYPGREQTVRILAGASKRNASAGVQPVITTGAIAEMIDLAATVHVDDAVLDYVAQLSEHTRDSKDTRLGVSVRGAMALMRAVKVWAAAKGRAFVLPDDVKELAQSVWAHRVVIDPEAEFSGVTGDRIIDRAIADVAAPQDRQNAA from the coding sequence ATGACGAGCACCATGACCCGCGAGCAGGCCGCCTGGTTCGCCGAGACCTTCACGCGACTGGTCGACAACGTCGGATCCGTCGTGCTCGGCAAGGAGGACGTCATCCGGCTCGCGTTCACCGCGATGCTCTCGGAGGGCCACCTGCTGCTCGAGGACGCGCCCGGCACCGGCAAGACGCAGCTCGCGAAGTCGATGGCCGCGACGGTGCAGGGCACCAACCACCGCATCCAGTTCACGCCCGACCTGCTGCCGTCGGACGTCACGGGCGTCACGGTCTACGACCAGAAGACGGGCGAGTTCGAGTTCCACAAGGGCCCGATCTTCGCCTCGATCGTGCTCGCCGACGAGATCAACCGCGCGAGCCCCAAGACGCAGTCGGCGCTGCTCGAGGTCATGGAGGAAGGCCGGGTCACGGTCGACGGCACGCCCTACGAGGTCGGCCGCCCCTTCATGGTCATCGCGACGCAGAACCCCATCGAGCAGGCCGGCACCTACCGCCTCCCCGAGGCGCAGCTCGACCGCTTCCTCATGAAGACGTCGATCGGGTACCCCGGCCGCGAGCAGACAGTGCGGATCCTCGCCGGCGCCTCGAAGCGCAACGCGTCGGCGGGCGTGCAGCCCGTCATCACGACCGGCGCGATCGCCGAGATGATCGACCTCGCCGCGACGGTCCACGTCGACGACGCGGTGCTCGACTACGTCGCCCAGCTCTCGGAGCACACGCGCGACTCGAAGGACACGCGCCTGGGCGTGTCCGTGCGCGGCGCGATGGCGCTCATGCGCGCCGTCAAGGTCTGGGCGGCGGCGAAGGGCCGCGCGTTCGTGCTGCCCGACGACGTCAAGGAGCTCGCGCAGTCGGTGTGGGCCCACCGCGTCGTCATCGACCCCGAGGCCGAGTTCTCGGGCGTCACGGGCGATCGCATCATCGACCGCGCCATCGCCGACGTCGCAGCACCGCAGGACCGGCAGAACGCGGCATGA
- a CDS encoding DUF58 domain-containing protein, translated as MTTAPERATSTPAPDPDTGTRPGDSTAASGTTRLRRVVERERTPVQRVVDRVVGEQSVVGAWAESAAGWARRTLLPVVEPITGFGWAVLVGTAAMLTAGVLLGWKELIVIGLVGALLLGAAVVFIVGRNRYRIELDLAYTRVVVGERALGRIEIHSAAQKPLLPATIEVPVGKALASFHLPRMKPGDVHEDVFAIPTSRRTILQVGPVRSVRGDPVGLLRRQVKWTDPVELFVHPKTVQLDETAPGLIRDLEGITTRDLTSSDIAFHALRDYVAGDDRRYIHWKSSARTGTLMVRQFEQTRRSVLALGLSTSPDDYADAAEFETAISILGSLGVQAVRDEMDVVVQTSRQTLPATTGKRLLDALSGVEWSSRDDRFLDLAATVAQAHAGASVIMLHAGATVDPALVRRARTLLPSQARVIVFTVVKDAKPRLQPIGDTALATIGSVSDLPRVMRGVALQ; from the coding sequence ATGACGACGGCGCCCGAGCGGGCGACGTCCACCCCCGCCCCCGACCCCGACACCGGCACGAGGCCCGGCGACTCGACCGCGGCATCCGGCACCACCCGGCTGCGCCGCGTCGTCGAGCGCGAGCGCACGCCCGTGCAGCGGGTCGTCGACCGCGTGGTCGGCGAGCAGTCGGTCGTCGGCGCGTGGGCGGAATCGGCCGCCGGCTGGGCGCGCCGCACGCTGCTGCCGGTGGTCGAGCCCATCACGGGCTTCGGGTGGGCGGTGCTCGTCGGCACCGCGGCGATGCTCACCGCCGGCGTGCTGCTCGGCTGGAAGGAGCTCATCGTCATCGGGCTCGTCGGGGCGCTCCTCCTCGGCGCCGCCGTGGTCTTCATCGTCGGGCGCAACCGCTACCGCATCGAGCTCGACCTCGCCTACACCCGCGTCGTCGTCGGCGAGCGCGCGCTCGGCCGCATCGAGATCCACTCTGCGGCGCAGAAGCCGCTGCTGCCCGCGACGATCGAGGTGCCGGTCGGCAAGGCGCTCGCCTCGTTCCACCTGCCGCGCATGAAGCCGGGCGACGTGCACGAGGACGTCTTCGCCATCCCCACGAGCCGGCGCACCATCCTGCAGGTCGGCCCCGTGCGGTCGGTGCGCGGCGACCCCGTCGGGCTGCTGCGCCGGCAGGTGAAGTGGACCGACCCCGTCGAGCTCTTCGTGCACCCGAAGACGGTGCAGCTCGACGAGACGGCGCCCGGCCTCATCCGCGACCTCGAGGGCATCACGACCCGCGACCTCACCAGCAGCGACATCGCGTTCCACGCGCTGCGCGACTACGTCGCGGGCGACGACCGCCGCTACATCCACTGGAAGTCGTCGGCGCGCACCGGCACGCTCATGGTGCGCCAGTTCGAGCAGACGCGCCGCAGCGTGCTCGCGCTCGGGCTCTCGACGAGCCCCGACGACTACGCCGACGCCGCCGAGTTCGAGACCGCGATCTCGATCCTCGGCTCGCTCGGCGTGCAGGCCGTGCGCGACGAGATGGACGTCGTCGTGCAGACCTCGCGGCAGACGCTCCCCGCGACGACCGGCAAACGCCTCCTCGACGCGCTCTCGGGCGTCGAGTGGTCGTCCCGCGACGACCGCTTCCTCGACCTCGCTGCGACGGTCGCGCAGGCGCACGCCGGCGCATCCGTCATCATGCTCCACGCGGGCGCGACGGTCGATCCCGCGCTCGTGCGGCGCGCCCGCACGCTGCTGCCGTCGCAGGCGCGCGTGATCGTCTTCACGGTCGTCAAGGACGCGAAGCCCAGGCTGCAGCCGATCG